CACGTAATATACCTGTTGAAACACTGGCTGAATTCAAGAATTCATTGCTGGGGATGGTAACCCGTAATACTGATGAGCAGAATTTTCAATGGGCTTCTAAACAAGCTTATATAGCATTTGCCACAGCTATTGCTGCTGCAGCAGAAGAGCGTGTAGATGCTACACCAATGGAAGGTTTTAATGCAGCCCAATTAGATGAGCTATTGGGTCTGCAGGAAAAAGGCTTGCGTAGTGTAACTATCCTGCCGCTTGGCTACCGCGATGAAGAAAATGACTGGCTGGCAAAACTTCCTAAAGTAAGACGTCAAAAAGAAAAGCTGTTCATCGTGCAGTAACACTTCGATGAAAACAATATGAAAAAAGTAGAAATTGTAGAGGTTGTTCCTTCACATAAAATAGTAGTTGGTGAAAAAGATGCACCAATAACTATGGTACAGTTTGGCGATTACGAAAGTGAAGCATGTGCCGATGCGCACGAAGTTGTCAAAGCTTTGTTAGAAACTTACCCACACCAGGTTAAGTTCATCTTTCGTCACTTCCCACTGTTGAGCATACACCAGAAGGCACACAAAGCGGCCGAAGCTTCGCTTGCAGCTGCACAGGAAGGTATGTTCTGGCCAATGCACAACGAGTTGTTTGCCAACAGGCACAGCCTGGGTGTTATCAGCCTGAAGCGCCATGCAAGAGATGCAGGTGTAAAATCCAAAAAGTTTCTTGATGAACTGATCAATGGGTTTTATGGCCTATATGTGCAGGACGATCTGCGCGAAGGAAAAAAACTTGGCGTCACAGAAATTCCAACATTCTTCTTCAATGGCAAAAAGTTTGAACAGGAACCAACATTTGACAACTTAAGTAGCCACATAGAAAAATTACTGGCCACTGTTGGTTCTAAAAAAAGCAAGAAAGCTTTGGAAGAAGCCGTAACCGTTTAAATATAAGCTAATCATGAAAGTAGAAATATGGTCGGATATCGTTTGCCCATTTTGCTATATCGGCAAACGCAAATTTGAAAAAGCACTGGAAGGTTTTGACGCAAAGGAAAAAGTAGAGGTGGTATGGCGCTCTTTCCAGTTGGACCCGGAAATGGAATATGTGCCGGGTCAGTCGGTACACGAATATTTAGGTAAAAGAAAAGGTGGAAATACAGAAGATGGTAAACGTATGAATGACTCTATGGCCGCTATGGCCAAAGAAGTAGGTCTTGATTACGACTTCGACAATGCCATCATCAACAATACGCTTGATGCACACCGCCTGCTGCATTTTGCAAAGCAACATAAGCTGCAGGACGAGCTAAAAGAGCGCCTGTTCAGGGCTTATTACACAGAAGGACAAAACATTGGTGATCATGAAACACTGGCTCGCCTGGCTGGTGAAGTAGGCATTCCTGCAGATGCAGCCTTGGCTGTTCTACAGTCGGATGAATTTGTGCATGACGTTCGCCAGGACCAGTACATAGCACAACAAATTGGTGCTCGAGGTGTTCCTTTCTATGTGTTCAACGATAAGTATGGCGTATCAGGTGCGCAGCCTTCAGAAGTGTTTGCAGAAGTATTGGCTAAAGTATGGGAAGAAGAAAAGCCGCAACTTATCAATAAAGAAGGGGAAGGTTTTTGTACCGTTGATGGCGTTTGTAACTAATGCTAAAGGTGTGGTTGTTGTAGCATAACCAATAAAAATTATCATGAAAATATTAATCGTTCTTACCTCGCACAGCGAGCTTGGAAATACAGGTGAAAAAACAGGGTTTTGGATAGAGGAATTTGCCGCACCCTATTATGTTTTTAAAGATGCAGGTGCAGAGGTGACACTGGCGTCAACAAAAGGTGGCTTACCGCCAATTGACCCAAAAAGTGATGCACCAGAAAACCAGACAGAAGCAACTAAGAGATTCAAAGAAGACAAGGCATTGCAGGAGCTACTGGCGAATACGAAAACAGTAGATGAAGTATCAGCTGAATCTTTTGATGCTATTTTTTACCCCGGCGGCCATGGGCCTCTTTGGGACCTGTTCGAGTCCCCGGGATCCATCAAACTGATTGAAGATTTCTGGGCTGCGAAAAAACCAGTTGCTGCAGTATGTCATGCTCCTGCTGTTTTACTTAATGCAAAAGATGAAGCGGGTGAACCGTTAGTAAAAGGCAAGAGAGTAGCAGGTTTTACAAACAGTGAAGAAGAGGCTGTAGGCCTTACTGAAGTGGTTCCATACCTGCTGGAGGATGAACTGAAGAACAAAGGCGGCAACTATTCTAAAGCTGCTGATTGGGCTTCATATGTAGTACAGGATGGACGACTTATCACAGGTCAGAACCCTGCATCATCAGAAGAGGCGGCGCATAAGCTGCTTGCACTACTTCAACAATAAACTAAAAAGACGAACAAATACAATGGAATCATTACAAGGAAAAATAGCACTGGTAACAGGTGCAGGAAAAGGCATTGGAAGAGCTATAGCCATTGCTTTGGCAAATGAAGGAGTTAATGTTGGTTTGCTTGCACGTACAGAAAAAGATGTACAAGCTGTAGCCGAAGAATTGAGAGCAATAGGCGTAAAAGCAGCGCCTGTAGTAGCAGACATCAGCAATAGGCAGGCGGTAGAAACAGCTGTTCAGCAGGTACACGACCAACTAGGCAATATTGATATTTTGATCAACAATGCAGGTACTGGCTCATTTGGAAAATTTCTTGAACTGGAACCCGAGCAATGGGAGCAGCAGGTGCGTGTAAACCTATTTGGTGTGTATTATGCTACACGTGCTGTACTTCCTCAAATGATAGAACGTAAAACAGGTGATATAGTAAATATATCTTCCACTGCAGGTAAAACCGGTGCAGCGGTTACAAGTGCTTATAGTGCTTCTAAATTTGGCGTGTTTGGACTAAGCGAAAGCCTGATGCAGGAAGTGCGTAAACATGGCATTCGTGTAACAGCACTTGCACCAAGTACAATTGTTACCGAACTGGCCAACAGCAACAACCTGATAACCGGTGATCCGGAACGTGTTATGCACCCGGAAGATTTTGCTGAACTCATCGTTGCACAATTGAAGTTGCCAAGAAGAGTGTTGGTAAAAGAAGCAAGTATCTTCTCTACCAATCCATAGCATTTATGGGAAAAAATATTTGAAGAGGTTAATAAGGAGCAAGCAAAATAAGGGTTAAGGTAATAGGTCGTTTAAGACCTTGAGAAAGCAAGCCGCATCTTTCCAGGTGCGGCTATTTTTGTATCTCCTTTTTCCTAAGAACCTCGAAGATCTTCACCGGGTCACGTTTGCCTTTTACTGCTACCGGCGGCCACTCTTTTACTTCCACCCAATCTTTCACCTGCTCATATACTGGTAGCGATATCAATATTGAATTCGGTTTATTCTGCGTAAGCGATTCTATTCTTTTACCTGTGTTCACAGTATCGCCGGTTATAGAATATTCAATTTTATTTTTCGAACCAAGCGTACCGGTAATTACTTCGCCGGCATGAATGCCAATGCCAATCTTCAGTTCGCCGTTGGTAAATGAACGGCATTCCTCATTTAGCAGCTTTAGCTTTTCCAGCATTTCCATGGCACAAAAAACAGCATTGCGTTCATATGGTGGAAAAGAGAATGGTGCGCCGAATGTTGCAAATATTTCATCTCCTACATATTGGTTAACCATGCCGCTGTACACGCTTATCACATCGCTCATGATAGAGTAATACCTATTGAGAATGTTTACCGCAGCCTGTGGCGCCAGGTTTTCTACAATAGACATATACCCGCGCATATCGCAAAAAAGAACGGTCAGGAATTTTGCTTCAGCATCATTTACTATTTCGCCGCCACCAGCGCGTAAATGTTTGGCTACAATTTCATCAGGAACAAAGCGAGTAAAAAGATTAAGCACCTTATTCTGCTCATCCAGTTTCTTTTCCAGCTCTTTTAGCAAGGCATCGTTTAGATCCAGTAGTTGTTGCTTTTGTTTGTGCAATTCCATTTGCGTAACTACCTGTTCGGCCAGCACCTTTAGTATATTCTTTTGCTTCTCATCCAGTGTGCGCGGCTTCTGGTCGAGTACACACAGCGTTCCTATTTTATGACCCGTAGAAGTGATAAGGGGGCTGCCTGCATAAAACCTGATGTTGGGTTCATTTATAACAAGGGGATTGCTGCGAAATCTTTCATCTTCCAAAGTATCCGGCACCTCCAGCACCTCATCATGTTTTATGGTGTGTTGGCAAAACGACATTTCGCGTGGCGTTTCTTTGGCGTATAATCCTCTCGATGCTTTGAACCATTGCCTGTCTCTATCAACAAGTGAGATAAATGAAATGGGTGTATCGCAGATATAAGATGCAACTTCAACAAGCTTGTTGTACGGTTCTTCAACTTCAGTATCTAAAATATTGTATTGATATAAAGTAAATAATCTCTCCTTTTCTTTCTTCATTTCCTCCAATGTCAAAACTTCAAAACTCATACGACAAGCCTTTTCTAAAATGAATCAATATAAGTGTACCTCCTGTTTTTCTGCCTGAAATGAAAAGAAATTGAATAATACCGCAGGTAATGTGGAAACACTACCCCACAGAAGAAGATGCTAAGCATAGGGAAGTATGGTAGATACTACCACACCTACAGCAGTAGAACTACTTATTGCTTTTCCTGTTTCTGCTGCGTGTATTTCTTTACTTCAGGAGCTACTTTGGTGCCCAGTAGTTCTATAGTACGCATAGCCTGTTCGTGCGGCAGAGCGCCAATAGTCATCTGGGTTAAGAAGCGGGTGTAGCCAAATAATTCATGCTCGTACAAAAGTTTATCAATTACCTGCTGCGGGCTTCCTACCAGTAAAGCTCCTTCTTTATTAGTTGAAGCATCAAATTGCTGGCGCGTCATGCCCGACCAGCCACGTTCACGGCCTATGCGGCTCATTACCTCTGCATAGGGTGGGTAAAATTCATCACGCGCCTGTTGCGAAGTTTCGGCTATATACGTATGCGAGTTAATGCACAGCTGCAAGTTGCTGGGATCATGACCTTCTTT
This region of Aridibaculum aurantiacum genomic DNA includes:
- a CDS encoding nitroreductase family protein gives rise to the protein MELLTSLEWRYAAKKLNGKKVPQEKVENILQAIQLAPSSMGLQPYTVLLITDPAIKQKIQPIAYNQSQIVDSSHLLVFAAWAQITPAHVEEYIAHTAATRNIPVETLAEFKNSLLGMVTRNTDEQNFQWASKQAYIAFATAIAAAAEERVDATPMEGFNAAQLDELLGLQEKGLRSVTILPLGYRDEENDWLAKLPKVRRQKEKLFIVQ
- a CDS encoding DsbA family protein; this encodes MKKVEIVEVVPSHKIVVGEKDAPITMVQFGDYESEACADAHEVVKALLETYPHQVKFIFRHFPLLSIHQKAHKAAEASLAAAQEGMFWPMHNELFANRHSLGVISLKRHARDAGVKSKKFLDELINGFYGLYVQDDLREGKKLGVTEIPTFFFNGKKFEQEPTFDNLSSHIEKLLATVGSKKSKKALEEAVTV
- a CDS encoding DsbA family oxidoreductase, translated to MKVEIWSDIVCPFCYIGKRKFEKALEGFDAKEKVEVVWRSFQLDPEMEYVPGQSVHEYLGKRKGGNTEDGKRMNDSMAAMAKEVGLDYDFDNAIINNTLDAHRLLHFAKQHKLQDELKERLFRAYYTEGQNIGDHETLARLAGEVGIPADAALAVLQSDEFVHDVRQDQYIAQQIGARGVPFYVFNDKYGVSGAQPSEVFAEVLAKVWEEEKPQLINKEGEGFCTVDGVCN
- a CDS encoding type 1 glutamine amidotransferase domain-containing protein, whose protein sequence is MKILIVLTSHSELGNTGEKTGFWIEEFAAPYYVFKDAGAEVTLASTKGGLPPIDPKSDAPENQTEATKRFKEDKALQELLANTKTVDEVSAESFDAIFYPGGHGPLWDLFESPGSIKLIEDFWAAKKPVAAVCHAPAVLLNAKDEAGEPLVKGKRVAGFTNSEEEAVGLTEVVPYLLEDELKNKGGNYSKAADWASYVVQDGRLITGQNPASSEEAAHKLLALLQQ
- a CDS encoding 3-ketoacyl-ACP reductase: MESLQGKIALVTGAGKGIGRAIAIALANEGVNVGLLARTEKDVQAVAEELRAIGVKAAPVVADISNRQAVETAVQQVHDQLGNIDILINNAGTGSFGKFLELEPEQWEQQVRVNLFGVYYATRAVLPQMIERKTGDIVNISSTAGKTGAAVTSAYSASKFGVFGLSESLMQEVRKHGIRVTALAPSTIVTELANSNNLITGDPERVMHPEDFAELIVAQLKLPRRVLVKEASIFSTNP
- a CDS encoding adenylate/guanylate cyclase domain-containing protein, producing the protein MSFEVLTLEEMKKEKERLFTLYQYNILDTEVEEPYNKLVEVASYICDTPISFISLVDRDRQWFKASRGLYAKETPREMSFCQHTIKHDEVLEVPDTLEDERFRSNPLVINEPNIRFYAGSPLITSTGHKIGTLCVLDQKPRTLDEKQKNILKVLAEQVVTQMELHKQKQQLLDLNDALLKELEKKLDEQNKVLNLFTRFVPDEIVAKHLRAGGGEIVNDAEAKFLTVLFCDMRGYMSIVENLAPQAAVNILNRYYSIMSDVISVYSGMVNQYVGDEIFATFGAPFSFPPYERNAVFCAMEMLEKLKLLNEECRSFTNGELKIGIGIHAGEVITGTLGSKNKIEYSITGDTVNTGKRIESLTQNKPNSILISLPVYEQVKDWVEVKEWPPVAVKGKRDPVKIFEVLRKKEIQK